The region GGCAGAAAAAGCATTTCCAAGTTTTGACGCAGTAAAGATATCATAGCCTTCGATTAATCCTATGTATAATCCTGACCAAAAAGCATCTCCTGCCCCAGTTGTATCTACTACATTAGTAGCTAAAGAGTCTAGATGCATCATTTTTGAACCGTCAGATACAGTGGCTCCTTTTTCTCCCAAGGTCAATACAACATATTTAACACCTAGACTATGAAAGGTTTCTATATAATATTTTTCATCTTTTTTTGTAGTAGAAAAAAGATGATAACAATCATCTAAAGATGGTTTTATTATGTCTACATAAGGAAGTACTATTTTAAGGACATCTTCTATGTCTAAAGAAGTTTTCCACAATATTTTTCTGTAGTTTGGATCAAAACCAGTTAAAACATTGTTCTTTTTTGCATTTTTCAATAGATATATAGCATTTTTTAAGTTGTAATCAGTTGAAATTGACCATGAAGACAAGTGAAAAGCTTGAGTATTTTTAATCATATCTGAAGAGTTACTGGGTAAATCTAAGTGTAATGAGGCAGATCTATATGCACAAAATTCAGGAGATAATATTGATTTTAATACATAAACAACATCAGTTTGAAATAGATTATCCTGAATGACTGTACTTGTATCTACTTTATATTTTTTTAATTGAGAAATTATATAATCACCAAATGGATCATACCCAACTCTAGAAATAATAGCTGTATTAAAACCTTGTTTGGCTATATTTACTGCAATGTTGCTAGGAGAACCTCCTAAAAATTTGCTAAACGAGCTTGCGTCTTTTAAGGTATTCACGTAGTCGGTAGATATAAAATCTATCAATACCTCGCCAAAAGATATAAGATCGTACATAAGGTGCCTCCTCTATTTTTTTTACGATAATGATTTCTAAAATATATTATAACAAATCTTTACAGGTTTAAGAAAAGATGAGATTTTTTAAAATAATCACGTTTAAAAGTCAATAATTTGAAATAAACAGTCCTAGTTATTAATAATACGATTTTTTATTTTATGTTAATAATATTATAATAGTAAGTAGAAGGAAATGTTTTCTACAAGGTCAATTCACACAAAGATAGTGTTTTTAGCAATATGATAAAACCATTGTTTATATCTAGATTATTTACTCACCGATATTATACGGTGTTATTTTTTTAGAGTAATCATTTCAAAGTATCTAACAATAAACACTTAGGAGGTGTTGTGGATGAAGAAAGTATTTGCCTTACTTGTGATTCTAGTACTAGCTTTTTCAGCATTTTCTGTAACTATCACCATGACTGCCGGAGCTGTTGGAACAGAATTAGAAACTCTCTACAAACAGATTGATATGTTTATGCAAGAAAATCCAGATATTACTGTTCAAGTAATGCCTATGCCGAACAGTTCAACTGATAGGCATGATTTATATGTAACATATTTGGCTTCTGGTGTACCTGATCCAGATGTTTTAATGTTAGATGTTATTTGGCCAGCTGAGTTTGCTCCATTTTTGGTAGATCTAACAGATGATTATAATTATTTTGAATTAGACGAGTTTTTCCCTGGTACCGTTGATTCAAATACAGTTGATGGAAGATTAGTATCTGTTCCTTGGTTTACAGATGCAGGTATTTTGTACTATAGAAAAGATTTATTACAAAAATACGGATACGATGTTCCAAAAACATGGGACGAACTATTTAATATTGCAAAAGATATCTCTGCAAAAGAAGGAATTAATGGATTTGTATGGCAAGGTGCAAGATATGAAGGTTTAACCTGTGATGTTATGGAATTTGTTCACAGTTTTGGTGGAGAAATAATTGAAAGTGGAGATGTAGTAGTAGATGATCCAAGATATTTTGATAAAAATGTCGCTGCTATTGCCTTCATGAAAAAATTAGTAGATGATGGAGTAACCCCAAAGGGTGTTACAACATATATGGAAGAAGAAGCAAGAAGAGTTTTCCAAAATGGCGATGCCGTATTTATGAGAAATTGGCCTTACGCATGGTCATTAGCTAATGCACCTGATTCCCCAGTTGCGGGTAAAGTTGGAATTACTGTATTACCAAAAGGTCCAGAACCTGATGGAAGAAATTCTGCTACTCTAGGTGGATGGAATTTGGGTATCAATAGAAATTCTTCAAAGGCTGAAATAGAGGCTGCTAAGAAGTTAATAAAGTTCTTGACAAGCCATGAACAGCAAGTTTTCAAAGCAGTTCACGCTGGACAAACCCCAACAAGAATTTCTGCATACAACGATCCCAGAACGCTTGAAGCTAATGATTTCTATGCTGAAATTTTAGATGTTTTCTTGAGTGCAGAACCAAGACCAATTTCACCTATCTACAATGAAATTTCTTATGAAATTCAAGTTGCTGTCCATTCTGTATTAACCGGACAAGCTCAACCAAAAGCAGCTGTTGAAAGTTTAGCAAAGAATCTAAAAAGTTTAGTTTACTGAAGCGAAAAGTAAATTAAAAGGGCGGTAATAATTACCCGCCCTTTTTTTATAATCTATTTCAATTTTCATCTATTTTATTGTATAATTATCTTAGTTATATTCTAAGACGGGGGTGTAAAAATGAATGTGAAAGGGAAGTATAAGAGACAAGACATGAACCTTGCTTTTTGGCTTATCTTACCTACTCTACTCGCTATAGGTATAACCGCATTTTATCCCTTAGGTCAAACTATTTATGATAGCTTTTTCAAATGGTCTTTAAGGCCCGGTTTTCAAAGAGAATTTGTTGGATTTCAAAATTATATTAATTTATTTAAAGACCAACGTTTTTTATCAGCTTTATGGAATACAATATACTTTACAATATTTTCAGTACTAATAGAGTTTATACTAGGATTGGCAACTGCGTTAGTTTTAAATGCTGATTTTAAACTCAGAGGATTGGTAAGGGCTGCTGTGCTAATTCCTTGGGCTATACCAACAGCAGTATCTTCGCAGATGTGGAAATGGATGTATAACGATCAATATGGCGTTATTAGTTTAATGTTGTATAACATAGGTCTTCTTGAACCAGGTACTCCCATTTTAGGAACCCCAGGACTTGCTATGGCTGCTATTATTGCTGTTGATGTCTGGAAAACCACCCCTTTTGTGGCACTTTTACTACTAGCAGGGCTTCAAACAATATCAACTGAACTATACGAAGCTGCTCGAATAGATGGGGCAGGTTTATGGAAACAATTTACTTCAATTACGCTACCCATTTTAAGACCAACAATAGGTGTTACTTTGATATTTAGAACATTAGATGCCTTGAGAGTTTTTGACGTTGTCTACATAATGACACAAGGAGCCGTAGGAACCGAAACTCTAGCCGTGTATAACAGATCTCTTCTTATGGATAATATATTCTCGCCTAGAGGTTTATTTGGCTATGGATCTGCTTTATCTGTGGTTATTTTCTTGATAATCGGCGTATTTACTATTATTTATATGCGCTCTTTGAACATCAAATTGGATTGAGGAGTTGATGAATTATGAGATGGGGAATGAAAGCAAAAAAGACAACGCAAAAAACTATTCTTTACATAATTGTGATTTTAATGGTGATTTTCTATATATTTCCATTTTATTGGGCTATTAAAAGTTCTTTTACTTCAGATAAATTTTTATTTACAAAAGATATAAAGTTTTGGCCTCAGGGCTTTACTTTTGAAAATTATAAGAAGGTATTTACTGAAAGACCTTTCGGTTTAAACATTCTAAACTCTATTATAGTAGCAGGTGCTACAACTATCTTTTCTCTCATAGTAGGTTCATTTTCTGCTTATGCAATAGCTCGTTTAAAAATTCCAGGCAAATCTGCACTAATGCTCTTAATTTTGGCTGTTAGTATGTTTCCACAAGTTTCTATTTTGGGTGGATTGTTTCAATTATTAAGAAAAATGGGTTTGATCAATTCTTATCCAGGGTTGATAATACCATATATTGCTTTGAATTTACCTTTGACTACATGGATATTGCAAAACTTTTTTAGGGAGCTTCCCAAAGAAATTGAAGAATCCGCATATATAGATGGTTGTTCAAAGTTTGAAACTCTCTGGAGAATAGTATTACCTCTTTCTGCACCCGGGCTTGTTACAACTGGTTTGTTGGCGTTTATTCAAGCATGGAATGAATTCTTATTTGCACTTACATTTATGCAAACTCCTGAGAAGTATACCGTTCCAGTTGCAATAGC is a window of Defluviitoga tunisiensis DNA encoding:
- a CDS encoding carbohydrate ABC transporter permease, coding for MRWGMKAKKTTQKTILYIIVILMVIFYIFPFYWAIKSSFTSDKFLFTKDIKFWPQGFTFENYKKVFTERPFGLNILNSIIVAGATTIFSLIVGSFSAYAIARLKIPGKSALMLLILAVSMFPQVSILGGLFQLLRKMGLINSYPGLIIPYIALNLPLTTWILQNFFRELPKEIEESAYIDGCSKFETLWRIVLPLSAPGLVTTGLLAFIQAWNEFLFALTFMQTPEKYTVPVAIAMFTGKTFYEVPWGQLMAASVIVTTPLVVLVLIFQNKIVQGLTAGSVKG
- a CDS encoding carbohydrate kinase family protein, encoding MYDLISFGEVLIDFISTDYVNTLKDASSFSKFLGGSPSNIAVNIAKQGFNTAIISRVGYDPFGDYIISQLKKYKVDTSTVIQDNLFQTDVVYVLKSILSPEFCAYRSASLHLDLPSNSSDMIKNTQAFHLSSWSISTDYNLKNAIYLLKNAKKNNVLTGFDPNYRKILWKTSLDIEDVLKIVLPYVDIIKPSLDDCYHLFSTTKKDEKYYIETFHSLGVKYVVLTLGEKGATVSDGSKMMHLDSLATNVVDTTGAGDAFWSGLYIGLIEGYDIFTASKLGNAFSAEKLKHVGAISEIGNYKELVNKYNIY
- a CDS encoding carbohydrate ABC transporter permease, giving the protein MNVKGKYKRQDMNLAFWLILPTLLAIGITAFYPLGQTIYDSFFKWSLRPGFQREFVGFQNYINLFKDQRFLSALWNTIYFTIFSVLIEFILGLATALVLNADFKLRGLVRAAVLIPWAIPTAVSSQMWKWMYNDQYGVISLMLYNIGLLEPGTPILGTPGLAMAAIIAVDVWKTTPFVALLLLAGLQTISTELYEAARIDGAGLWKQFTSITLPILRPTIGVTLIFRTLDALRVFDVVYIMTQGAVGTETLAVYNRSLLMDNIFSPRGLFGYGSALSVVIFLIIGVFTIIYMRSLNIKLD
- a CDS encoding ABC transporter substrate-binding protein — encoded protein: MKKVFALLVILVLAFSAFSVTITMTAGAVGTELETLYKQIDMFMQENPDITVQVMPMPNSSTDRHDLYVTYLASGVPDPDVLMLDVIWPAEFAPFLVDLTDDYNYFELDEFFPGTVDSNTVDGRLVSVPWFTDAGILYYRKDLLQKYGYDVPKTWDELFNIAKDISAKEGINGFVWQGARYEGLTCDVMEFVHSFGGEIIESGDVVVDDPRYFDKNVAAIAFMKKLVDDGVTPKGVTTYMEEEARRVFQNGDAVFMRNWPYAWSLANAPDSPVAGKVGITVLPKGPEPDGRNSATLGGWNLGINRNSSKAEIEAAKKLIKFLTSHEQQVFKAVHAGQTPTRISAYNDPRTLEANDFYAEILDVFLSAEPRPISPIYNEISYEIQVAVHSVLTGQAQPKAAVESLAKNLKSLVY